The following coding sequences lie in one Brettanomyces bruxellensis chromosome 6, complete sequence genomic window:
- a CDS encoding uncharacterized protein (BUSCO:EOG09265G5K), whose protein sequence is MFATTSRMVGFQLRKPVSIYKGISRLTFFMGTLIRSSQKQHNIVFFSTTHIDSQERPKLKSSGISHDAFLELSKTKVMNQQLSDRNGLPLLVTISEEAAKHLRKVTATDNKPNTALRISVESGGCHGFEYVFKLTDTSEYHPDKEDSLFVRDGAKVIMDKTSLEILRNSKIDYVHELIGSQFKVVDSPFLKSSCGCGSSFEIDYSKLDEEAK, encoded by the coding sequence ATGTTCGCTACAACTTCAAGAATGGTAGGTTTCCAGCTACGGAAACCTGTATCGATCTATAAGGGGATTAGTCGattgactttttttatGGGAACACTGATTAGGAGTTCGCAAAAGCAACATAATAtcgttttcttttcgacTACACACATCGACAGTCAGGAAAGACCAAAGTTAAAGTCTTCAGGAATTTCACATGATGCATTCCTGGAACTTAGTAAGACCAAGGTGATGAATCAGCAACTAAGTGATCGTAACGGGTTGCCTCTGTTGGTAACAATTTCGGAGGAGGCTGCTAAGCATCTTCGAAAAGTTACCGCTACTGATAACAAGCCGAATACAGCACTCCGGATTTCCGTTGAAAGTGGAGGGTGTCATGGGTTTGAATACGTGTTTAAATTGACTGATACAAGCGAGTACCATCCTGATAAGGAAGATTCATTGTTTGTAAGAGACGGTGCTAAGGTCATAATGGACAAAACATCGTTAGAAATATTGAGAAACTCGAAAATTGACTATGTGCATGAGCTTATCGGTTCGCAATTCAAGGTTGTGGACAGCCCATTTCTAAAAAGCAGCTGTGGATGTGGTTCCAGTTTTGAGATTGACTATAGCAAGCTTGATGAGGAAGCAAAATAG